The following nucleotide sequence is from Coffea eugenioides isolate CCC68of chromosome 3, Ceug_1.0, whole genome shotgun sequence.
GTGATTGCAAAATATCTACATAActcccttttattgttttatataaaGCGAAATTTAATCAAAAATTATCTCTATAACATCACTAGTTGAAATACTAATATTACCCTTATTTAAGTACTAAATTGAATAAGGGTCCAAGAATATTACATAAAAATTGTGAATTGATGCAAAATCATGAGGGTTAAATGAATATTTATGCAAAATTATAGGGCTTGAGGGAATATTTATACAAAATTTTAGGACGTTAAGTggatattattattttattacaTGTACTTTTGGAGTGTGTCTCAGTCAATTGTGTTAACCAAAGATGTTTTCCATCTATTTTTCactttatataaaattataggaAGTTATGAgaatattttgaaacttttgggagTCATGTGATAGTATGCAAAAGCACAGAGAGGCTTATGAGTAATTTACCCTACTTTCTTCTGTGCTTTTGATTCAATAAAGATGTGTGATTTGATGCATGTAAAATAAAcataatttctttttcatacATGATACCTATGCTTAACAAAATCTTGATTGCGAACAATAGTAAACTAATGTTGagtgtttatttctttttataccTTGATTGATATTAGTGCACCACAATTATGTTTTTTCATTCTAGCTCATTTTGAACATACCATGGGTTGGATTTCAAAAGACTACTTCCAAAATTAGAAGTCATCATCATAACACTTGGCTGCAACATGTTGCAGTATTTTGTTTTCCtacaaatttgaaaaagttCCACTTTGAATTTAACAAAGCACCATGTTATGATGGTGATGATCAACATCGGGAGATGAGGATCAGATACTGATGATGATGAGCTCAATAGCTACTCAAGCAAATTAATGGACAGTTAGTTTTACTAGTTGGTAACAAAAGTTAGTCGCAATAACTGCTCCAGTCGGTTAGACAATCCATCGAGTTGAACAACTGCCCATAGCTGGCTATATAGAGATGTATGGAAGAGATGTAAAGATTCATTCTGTTTTGTAGAAAAAAACCCCCCAGTATTAATACTCTCATCATTTCCTTCTCCAATCTTCTCTTTCTCTTCTAtttccatctctctctctctttctatcttttctGGATTCTGCTCATTCAAGCAGGATGAATTAACTAGATCATTACATACCACTCCTAATTCCATATCTAAAATTCGAAACCAACTTTTCCATATGATTCATCTTATAGGCTCTAATTCATTCTTTAAGTTATTTATAGGGAAGAAAATGATATCTTCTTCTTTGCTTTGATCCGGTAAAGACGTGTGAATTGACCCCATGCAGATACACAATATCTTTTCTTaaacatttttttcaaaatctattTTCTTATACCTGAATATTATTACATCACAACCGTCTTCATTTATTCCAATTTAAGATGAACATACTACAGGCtggatttcaaaaaaaaaaaattgatatttATCTCAatctcaaataaaaaaaaaacgtgCATCACGATAGTACAATTATTTGATGGTGACAAGGTGCAATGCTTCCTTTCACTTTGATTCTTTTTTCACTCACAAATTTTGATTCAATTCATCTCTAAAATAGGCAGTAGTGGAAGGCTAGTGCAGTAGGGAtcccaaagaaaagaaagcagtTCTCAATTTCAGAAAATAATTTAGAAATGTACACATTTCCAATTGAGGAAATTGGAGcattatttttaaaacattcaatctctttctttcttcctttcctcgTGATCATATATGTTCTCAAATGGCGCAATTCTACTTCAAACACGTTGCAGAACCTTCCACCTTCCCCACCAAAGCTTCCCATAATCGGAAACCTTCATCAGCTCGGTTCAATCCCTCAACGTTCTCTGAAATCATTAGCCCAAAAATACGGTTCGCCAATGCTGCTTCATCTTGGCCGCAAGCCAGTGTTAATTATCTCCTCCCCTGATGCAGCTGAAGAAGTCATGAAAACTCATGATTTAATCTTTGCCACTAGGCCTAAACCAGTCTTTGCCGGGAGGTTACTCTACAATTTCAAGGACATAACGTTTTCCCCCTATGGCGAATATTGGAGGCAGGTAAGAAGTATTTGTGTACTTCAGCTTTTGAGTAACAAGAGGGTTCAGTCATTTCGAAACATAAGAGAGGAAGAGATGGAAATAATGTTGGAAAAAGTTCGAGAATCTTGTGCTTCTTCTTCAGTCATACGCATTGATGAAATTTTGGCAACACTTACTAACAACATTGTTTCAAGGGTTGCCATTGGAAAAAGGTACTCAGGAGAGGAAAGTGGGAGCAAGTTTAAGGAAATATTTGAGGATTTTACTATGCTATTGGGTGCTTTTAACGTTGGAGATTACATCCCATGGCTTGCATGGATTAATAATGTTAATGGCTTGGAAGCAAAGATGAAAAAAGTGGTCAATGATTTTGATGAATATTTGGAAAAGATTGTTGAAGAGGGAATGAAGAGgcaggaggaaaagaaaagcggTAGTGATGGTAATGATAAGAAACAGCAGCAGAATTTTGTGGATGTTCTGCTTGAAATCCAGAAAACAAGTGCTACTGGTTTTGCTTTTGGGCGAGATTCCCTTAAAGCTATCATCCTGGTAAAGAAAATTAATTATgtgcatttttttcttcttcttttttggttCTCTCTCATTACAATTTAATTTAGCATATGGATTTGCTGTTCTTTACTTCTATTCTATCCTAGGATACAGAAATTGATGTTTGTTGCGTCCAGGCTGAGGCATTTTTGCTgactaaattttttaaaagactagaataATTAGTATCGAGGGCTGatacattttctttttattttcataaTAAACAAAATTAACAGTTTGCCCTTTTTTTATTCATCATACcctctgatttttttttaaaatgttggGTACGAATTTGGACCCTGGTTCTAAGGCTTAAACTCCCTACAGATGGCTAACTTACCTATGGCAAGTTCCTTCATTAGAATTTAATTTTGGCTTATAGATCTCCTATTTTAAGATAAGAATAGTGTTTGGTATGTTGAGGTCGGAATTGCATATGTTTTACATAGAATATGCGAAATTAAGGGGATTTAGGATGGGGTTCTATCTCTAAATTGATCTTTAAAAACTCGACAAATAACCTATGAAtaataaataattcaaattaaaaaataagaacgtgattgtatatatgtttcCACCATTATTGCAAGCAGTTTCAGTCCATTCCAATCACTTTTAGTGTTCATAACCTACTATCTGAAACGCTTGATGTATTCTTTTATCTTGATTGTATGTTTTTGCTCATTTCCAATGATACCAGCAAATGGTGAAACAAACAATCAATAAGTTATGAATACTAGGAtgaaaaccaaaggaaaaaaaaaatcaacaaaactaAATAAGGTGCAAGGTAGTGTGTTCATTATTGACTTGTGGTATCATCATCTCAAAATGGTTTGGTAAAACAACAacatattttgaaattattgtaATTAAACTATCAATTTTAGCACTTAATACATTGATATATCAAATTGTGAGACATCCTTCAAATCATTGAAAATTAATGAATTTCTCTTAATATGTTATAATTAAagttcatttatttatttaggaGTAACAAATGGTGAATCTATTGGTTTTAAATCCATTTGAATAATGTGTTACAAATTAATGATATGCTAACCACTGATAGTTTAGGGGCTTTATTAAATGGTCTTGACCACATGGAGCCCAACAATAGTCCTAAATCATAaatcttatttctttttttaaggAGTGTGATTGGGGCAAGGTAGCAATCATGCAACCGCcgacatgaaaaaaaaataaaaaaaaataaaaagaaagaaagaaagaagaagaagcagaagaagaaCAAATCACGTTATGTTTGTCAAGTGCAAATGCAAGTTGACCCAAGTTTGCTTATCAGGTTGatagaaaaaaatcattttttcagACAACTTATTTCTTTTTCCAATTTACTTATCCAAGTAGGCCCAAATGGAAGGACAACAACTTTACCTTACAATTAGCTAGGTAATGGAGTGTTAAATGTTGCAGGACATGTTTGTTGGAGGAACTGATACTACGTCTGCATTGCTACAGTGGGCAATTTCTGAGCTGCTGAGAAACACAAATGCAATGCACAAACTGCAAAAAGCAGTGAGACAATTGCCAAGATGCAAACCAGGCATCACAGAGGATGATTTAGAGAATCTCCAGTACTTAAAAGCAGTAATCAAAGAGACTCTTCGATTGCATCCACCAGTTCCATTACTTGCTCCTCGTGAATCGAGGAAGGCGTCCAAGATAATGGGATATGATATTGCTGCCGGTACTCAAGTGATCATCAATGCTTGGGCAATGGGAAGGGACCCAAAATTGTGGGAAGATGCCGAGAGTTTTTGGCCGGAGAGGTTCTTGAATAGTTCTGTGGACATTAAAGGGCAACATTTTCAGTTCATCCCATTTGGTGCTGGAAGGAGGAGCTGCCCTGGCGCTGCATTTGCCATGGTTACAGCTGAACTTGCACTTGCAAATTTGGTGTGCCGCTTTGATTTTGAATTGGCAGGCGGAGCAAGGCCAGAGGATTTGGATATGACTGAAGCTCCTGGTATTGTTACACCAAGGAAAATTCGTCTTCTACTACTTGCAAGTCTTCCTAATTAGGCAGTTGCAAGATATTATACTATCAGCAATTAGGTAATCACTTTTGGTATTGGCGTGGAGTTCAATTAAGAAAACTT
It contains:
- the LOC113766880 gene encoding cytochrome P450 71A2-like — translated: MLLGAFNVGDYIPWLAWINNVNGLEAKMKKVVNDFDEYLEKIVEEGMKRQEEKKSGSDGNDKKQQQNFVDVLLEIQKTSATGFAFGRDSLKAIILDMFVGGTDTTSALLQWAISELLRNTNAMHKLQKAVRQLPRCKPGITEDDLENLQYLKAVIKETLRLHPPVPLLAPRESRKASKIMGYDIAAGTQVIINAWAMGRDPKLWEDAESFWPERFLNSSVDIKGQHFQFIPFGAGRRSCPGAAFAMVTAELALANLVCRFDFELAGGARPEDLDMTEAPGIVTPRKIRLLLLASLPN